GCGCCGCCGCTACGCGGCGGTTCCCGCGCTTCGCGCGGGAAGAACTCCCCGACTTCGTCGGGGAGTTGGCGTCACTCCGTGACGCCATGTCAGCACCGCTTCGCGCTGCTGACGGCTCGGATCGCTCCGCGATCCGGCCTGGCAGGCCCACGCTCCGCGTGGTCCCGCCAAAAGCGGCTGGCTACACAAGCCGATTGGCGGATGTGACGGTGCGTCTGTATGTGGCGCGCAGGCTCTTGACGACCCGTCATGCTTCTGGTCGGAATCGGACAGGGTGAGAATCTCCCAAGCGGCGTGTGTGTCATCATGGCAAGTGGGCTAGATTATGGCCTGGATGCTTACCACCGACCGCCCCTGCTGGCCCTGACTTGACCCCTGCCGAGCATATCTATCACGGGAGACCGTAATGGCAGCAATGAAACTTCTTCCACATCAGGTCGAAGCTGTCGATGGGATTCTGAGGACCCTTCAGACCCCGGCCGATGGCTGTATGCCGGCGCAGGGACTGCGGGCGCAGGTCGTCTCTGCAACTGGGTCGGGCAAGACATTGATGGCGGTGGAGGCAGCTCGCCGTCTGAAAGCGCGGCGGGTGTTGGTATTGGTGCCGACGCTGGATCTGCTGATGCAGACGGCCGCCGCGTGGCGGGCCGGCGGCCGTGGTGGGGGCATGGTGGGGGTGTGCTCGCTCAGTGCCGCGGACAGTCAGGGTGTGCCGTGCACGACCAGCGCGGAGGAGTTGCGGTTGTGGCTGCGGGGCCTGGAGCAGGTCACCGTGTTTGCTACCTACGCCTCGCTGGGGCTGCGGACGCTGCAGCGGGCGCACGGAGCCGGGGTTGGGGTCTGGGACCTGGTCGTGGTCGACGAGGCGCATCGGACGAGTGGTGATGCTGGTAAGCCGTGGGCGGCGGTGCATGACCAGCAGCAGATTCCGGCGCATCGTCGGTTGTATATGACGGCGACGCCGCGGGTGTGGGAGGCCGGTGGTGAGGTGCCGCGCATGGTTGCTTCCATGGATCGGGACAGCGAGCTCTTCGGGCCGGTGGCGTATGAGTTGAAGCTGTCCGAGGCGATCCGGCGCGGGATCGTGGCGCCCTATCAGGTCGTCTGTGTGGATATCCGCGACGAGGACGTCCATCGGGCGCTGCAGGGCGAGCCGTTGGGTTCTGATCATGTGCGGGGTGCGCGGTTGGCGGCTTTGCAGACTGGGCTGCTGACGGCGGCTGTGGAGGAGAAGTTGCGCAGGATTCTGACGTTCCACAGTCGGGTTGCGGAGGCGGAGGCGATGGCGGCCGGGGTGCCGGCCGTTGCTGGGCAGTTGCACGCTGATGACCCTGAGCGGTTCCCAGCGCCGGGGCGTGTGTGGGCGCAGTGGCTGTATGGCGAGCATCCTCCCTCCCACCGGCAGGCCGTGTTGCAGGAGTTCGCCTCGGATTTCATCCCGGGCACGGACGGTCGTGAGGTGAAGGCCGCGGTTCAGGTTCTGGGGTCCGTGAAGGTGCTGGGGGAAGGGGTCGATACGGCTCGCTGTGATGCGGTCGCTTTTATGGATGCGCGGGGTTCGATGGTGGACATCGTGCAAATGGTCGGACGTGCTCTGCGTATCCGGCCCGGTGAGGGAAAGCTCGCCACTTTGGTCGTTCCGGTATTTCTCGGTCCAGGCGAAGAAGGCGGGGAAATGCTGGTTTCGAATTCCTATGGCACCCTCAGTAAGGTTCTTGGAGCCTTGCGGGCGCACGACACAGAGACGATCGAGGCGCTCGCTGATCCCCGCGTGCGCAGCGGGAGTTGGGTCCAGGATGAGGATCAGGAGGAAGTCGTCGAAGGCGCCGTTGATGAGCAGGGCGACAGCGGCGCGGATGTTGCTGGTGGCGAGGTTGCCGAGCCGGTGGTCAGTGGGCCGGCTGCGGAGTTGCTGAAGTTCAGTACGCCGCGGGATCCGGCGTTGATCGCGCAGTTCATCCGCCTGCGGATCATCGATCCGGAGAACGCCTACTGGCGGCGCGGCGTCCAGGCCTGCATCCAGTACCTCAAGGAGAGCGGAGCGCAGGTGCTGCAGGCGCCGCAGCGGTACGTGACGCCGGATGACTGGTCGCCTGCGCGGTTTCCGCTGGGGGTGTGGTTGGCGGATCAGCGCAAGTACTACAACGCGGAGCTGCTCGAGGGTGAGCGGGTACGGCAGTTGGACAAGCTGGGCATGGTGTGGAACGCGCACGACAGCGCCTTCGATGAAGGCCTCGCCGTCGCCCGGGCTTGGGCGCAAGAGCACGGGCATCTGCTGGCGCCGGTCAGTGCCGTCGGTGAGGGCGGGTTCCCGGTTGGGGTGTGGCTGAAGAACCAGCGGGCTGCCGCGCGGCAGGCCGTGGAGGCTGCTCTCGCGCACGAACAGGGCCGGCTGGTGCCTGCGGGAGGGTGGGGACTCTCAGAGAGCCGTCCCAGGGCGCGTTGGACGCGATCGACCCGGGCTGGGGCCACGCGTCCGGCGAGTCTGGGGTGCGCACTAGCCCACGCCAGGTGAAACGCGCCGTTCGTGGGTCGGCGGCGGGCGCAGGCGGCGCGGTTCACATCGCCGGATGCCTCCTCGCTGCGACCACCCGACCGAGACTGGCGCCATTCCTCGACAGCCCGATCCAGCAAGTTGCCGATCAGATCACCGAGATACCACCCCTTCTCGTACGCCATACGCCGCAGGTCTTCGCGCTCGGCTTCGGCCAAGGTGATGAACTCCGGGTGGGCGTCCTCTTGCTGGTAGCCGCAGCACAGCACGCGCATACAGCGGCTCGTGGCCGGTTTGATCTCTCGTGACTCCCACGGCGGATAGGGGTAACGCTCCATCCCTTCCGCGCACCGTTGGACTTCTTCATGCTTCTGCCGACGCAACCGCGGACTGTGCTTTCGCCCGTAGTGGTGCTCGAACCACTGGCGCCGCGCGGGATCGCGTATCTCACGCTGTACCTGGGCTACACGGTCGTTGATCCCCTCGACAATCCGGAGTGGAAGGGTATGGCGAGCGAAGCCAGCCTTCGGGTACGCGTGGTGCAACTTCATGTCACGTGCCCACTCAACCGCAGACCTTTTCTGCTTTCAGCTGTTACACCGGTCGCAGGCAGGCACGAGGTTCCACCAGATGTCCCGTCCCGCCCTGCCCGCCAACGGCGCTTCATGCTCAAGGGTCTGTGCCTGCTGCTCGTCGCAGTACACACAGCTGCGCCCGTGCGCCATCAAGACCATGATCCATACCCAGAGGGGCTGATTCCCCCGGTCCTTGCTCAGCAATTCCTGTCCGGCCGCTGTCATCTCCACCCCTCAGCAACTCGCTTCGGCGGCATCGTACGGAGAGCTACTGACAAACAGCCTGGCCGACGGGATAGCTCGCCATGCCAAAGGGCAGAGCGAGGGCTTCCAGGCTTTGGGACCTGTCAGCGCCCAGCTCGGAACCCGACCTCACCGACGTCGTTCTGCACCTGACGCCTCTCGACCCCAGGCGTCCCGCGCGGGATCTGAGGTTCGGGGCTCGGCTGCTCTCCGCAGGGAGT
This DNA window, taken from Streptomyces sp. NBC_01445, encodes the following:
- a CDS encoding DEAD/DEAH box helicase; this encodes MAAMKLLPHQVEAVDGILRTLQTPADGCMPAQGLRAQVVSATGSGKTLMAVEAARRLKARRVLVLVPTLDLLMQTAAAWRAGGRGGGMVGVCSLSAADSQGVPCTTSAEELRLWLRGLEQVTVFATYASLGLRTLQRAHGAGVGVWDLVVVDEAHRTSGDAGKPWAAVHDQQQIPAHRRLYMTATPRVWEAGGEVPRMVASMDRDSELFGPVAYELKLSEAIRRGIVAPYQVVCVDIRDEDVHRALQGEPLGSDHVRGARLAALQTGLLTAAVEEKLRRILTFHSRVAEAEAMAAGVPAVAGQLHADDPERFPAPGRVWAQWLYGEHPPSHRQAVLQEFASDFIPGTDGREVKAAVQVLGSVKVLGEGVDTARCDAVAFMDARGSMVDIVQMVGRALRIRPGEGKLATLVVPVFLGPGEEGGEMLVSNSYGTLSKVLGALRAHDTETIEALADPRVRSGSWVQDEDQEEVVEGAVDEQGDSGADVAGGEVAEPVVSGPAAELLKFSTPRDPALIAQFIRLRIIDPENAYWRRGVQACIQYLKESGAQVLQAPQRYVTPDDWSPARFPLGVWLADQRKYYNAELLEGERVRQLDKLGMVWNAHDSAFDEGLAVARAWAQEHGHLLAPVSAVGEGGFPVGVWLKNQRAAARQAVEAALAHEQGRLVPAGGWGLSESRPRARWTRSTRAGATRPASLGCALAHAR
- a CDS encoding HNH endonuclease → MTAAGQELLSKDRGNQPLWVWIMVLMAHGRSCVYCDEQQAQTLEHEAPLAGRAGRDIWWNLVPACDRCNS